One genomic window of Fusarium keratoplasticum isolate Fu6.1 chromosome 3, whole genome shotgun sequence includes the following:
- a CDS encoding Beta-glucosidase: MSLPATNTTLDVDSLVKELTLDEKVHLLAGQGAFRTTGLPHRGIPSLVTSDGPHGIRGARSFSRVPSPMLPSATSMGATFNVDLLRQAGNLLGEEARFRGINVLLAPTVCLQRSPLIGRGFEAFGEDPFLSGVLAAAYINGIQGQGVAASIKHFAAHDQSDNSIEDNVVLTERTLREVHLLPFQLAMRYSGPWTFMASYNKINGVHASENSFLLKTILRNEWGFNGLVMSDWFGTYSTSESINAGMDLEMPGPTLWRGKALALAVNSRKVSHQAIDDATKNVLTLINKVKAVEHIPTPPKSDSQEQRALIRKIASEGIVLLKNDNKFLPLTDIKGKKFGLIGDHIKHPALCGGGSSEVEPYYSVAPYDAIVEEVGEANVSYAPGCYTFRFSPLLERLTCPDTNQFGWSIKIFGENPDENPKAKPVLTTIAEKPLIDVPESLALPKKYFVRARSVYTPKASRRFCFGFGVSGKGVLKVDGKVIIDQWTSQLPKTDSTPCFNRLCMEKFCTVNVTEKPMLLEVVMVNEAISGGVGTALTLAGRVGGFEPFDEDQGIRDAVELAKKVDIAILVTGLSSDWEYEASDRKHLRLPGRTDELVQAVLEANPNTIVVTQSGCPIEMPWESHATTLVHAWYGGQETGHGLADIIFGKQNPSGRLSITFPKSLKHTPAYLIFSKADYDIVYGEGVFIGHRYYEMVDRDPLFWFGYGLSYSVFEYKDLKVPKEISGGKDGSMTISLTVTNVGPYDGAEVIQAYVRDPESTLQRPIKELKAFTKVHLACGESRTVQLSLDRYSLSFWSQESSKWRAEAGEYVVIIASSSNPKDEILRASFYLSKTYLWGGV, encoded by the exons ATGTCGCTCCCAGCTACCAATACCACTCTCGATGTCGACTCTCTAGTCAAAGAGTTGACACTTGACGAAAAAGTCCATTTGCTGGCTGGCCAAGGTGCCTTCAGGACCACGGGGCTTCCGCACAGAGGAATTCCTTCTCTTGTG ACATCCGATGGTCCCCACGGCATCCGTGGAGCACGCTCTTTTAGCCGTGTACCAAGTCCTATGCTGCCGTCGGCCACGTCCATGGGCGCCACCTTCAATGTCGACCTGCTCCGTCAAGCCGGGAACTTACTCGGTGAAGAAGCGAGGTTTCGAGGTATAAACGTGCTCCTCGCTCCGACTGTCTGCCTTCAGCGTTCGCCTCTCATCGGCCGAGGCTTCGAGGCCTTTGGTGAAGACCCCTTCCTGAGCGGAGTGCTCGCCGCTGCGTATATCAACGGgatccaaggtcaaggcgtGGCCGCGAGCATCAAACACTTTGCGGCTCACGACCAGTCAGACAACTCCATCGAGGATAATGTAGTTCTTACGGAGCGAACATTACGCGAAGTTCATCTCCTTCCCTTCCAGCTCGCGATGCGATACTCTGGCCCATGGACTTTTATGGCATCTTACAACAAGATCAATGGAGTTCATGCTAGTGAAAACTCTTTCCTACTCAAAACTATCTTGAGGAATGAATGGGGGTTCAACGGCCTGGTCATGAGTGACTGGTTTGGCACCTATAGCACTAGCGAGTCTATCAATGCAGGCATGGACCTAGAGATGCCTGGTCCGACGCTATGGCGTGGAAAGGCTCTTGCATTGGCCGTGAACAGCCGAAAGGTCTCACATCAAGCTATTGACGACGCAACCAAGAATGTTTTGACTCTGATCAACAAGGTCAAAGCTGTCGAGCACATCCCCACGCCGCCGAAATCCGACTCTCAAGAACAACGAGCCTTGATCCGAAAGATTGCCTCTGAAGGGATAGTCTTGCTCAAGAATGACAACAAGTTTCTTCCACTCACCGACATCAAGGGGAAGAAGTTTGGTCTGATCGGAGACCACATCAAACATCCCGCTTTATGCGGCGGTGGCAGTTCGGAAGTCGAGCCATACTACTCTGTCGCCCCATATGATGCGATAGTTGAAGAGGTCGGAGAAGCCAACGTCTCGTATGCTCCAGGTTGCTACA CTTTCCGGTTTAGCCCCCTCCTAGAGCGCCTCACCTGCCCCGACACGAATCAATTCGGATGGTCTATCAAGATCTTTGGCGAAAACCCAGACGAGaaccccaaggccaagcctgtCCTGACGACCATTGCCGAGAAGCCCCTGATCGATGTTCCCGAGAGTCTCGCACTCCCTAAAAAGTACTTTGTCCGAGCTCGATCGGTATATACACCTAAGGCGTCAAGACGGTTCtgctttggctttggagtGTCAGGCAAAGGCGTCTTGAAGGTTGATGGCAAGGTCATCATTGATCAATGGACCAGCCAACTACCAAAGACGGATTCGACTCCTTGCTTCAACAGACTTTGCATGGAAAAGTTTTGCACTGTCAATGTCACTGAGAAACCTATGCTTCTCGAGGTGGTCATGGTGAATGAAGCCATCTCTGGGGGTGTTGGCACTGCATTGACCCTTGCTGGCCGCGTCGGCGGCTTTGAGCCCTTTGATGAGGACCAAGGCATCCGAGACGCAGTGGAGTTGGCAAAGAAGGTTGATATTGCCATCCTAGTCACGGGTCTGTCATCGGATTGGGAGTATGAAGCGAGTGACAGGAAGCATCTACGTCTTCCGGGTCGCACCGACGAGTTGGTTCAAGCTGTTCTGGAAGCAAACCCAAACACA ATCGTTGTGACGCAGTCCGGATGCCCGATCGAGATGCCCTGGGAGAGCCACGCCACCACATTGGTACACGCCTGGTATGGTGGGCAAGAGACTGGCCACGGGCTTGCAGATATCATATTTGGGAAGCAGAATCCGTCGGGAAGGCTATCCATCACCTTTCCAAAGTCGCTCAAACACACCCCGGCGTACCTCATCTTTTCCAAGGCCGACTACGATATCGTTTACGGCGAGGGGGTTTTCATCGGACACCGTTATTACGAAATGGTAGACAGAGATCCGTTATTCTGGTTCGGATACGGGCTTTCCTATTCTGTCTTTGAGTACAAAGACCTTAAGGTGCCCAAGGAGATTTCGGGAGGAAAAGATGGCTCCATGACGATATCGCTCACCGTTACAAATGTCGGCCCTTACGATGGAGCAGAGGTTATCCAGGCGTACGTTCGGGATCCTGAAAGCACTCTCCAGCGTCCCATCAAGGAACTCAAGGCCTTTACCAAGGTTCACCTTGCATGCGGGGAGTCGAGGACTGTTCAGTTGTCTCTTGATAGGTATTCGCTCTCCTTCTGGTCACAAGAGAGCTCCAAGTGGAGGGCCGAGGCCGGCGAGTATGTTGTCATTATCGCATCGAGTTCTAACCCGAAGGATGAGATTTTGCGCGCATCATTCTATCTGTCCAAGACTTATTTATGGGGAGGAGTTTAG
- a CDS encoding INTRADIOL-DIOXYGENAS domain-containing protein — protein sequence MFRATFLVFFLLFGAVFSHPHKEPDADSIRAHEEVRRRCGPRVAKMKRDRLALRRRDDSVDADSGDTVYKINAKAPKYNKIKDWTNILTPETSRGPYFLPRSQTLRQDIREDEPGVPLSLEIGVIDVDTCDPLDSVLVDIWHCNATGSYSSFTGLSPNTQFLDLYSEQTDNGTLDLHQGLPDLSWLSTDESTFLRGMWPTDKHGVTSFTTIVPGFYVQRAIHIHVQIHTNWTILSNGTLAHGAIVSTGQIFIDELLSRQLMALEPYVSHTEIERVKNADDGIYNQESATGAMTLLDTEPLDGKDYTKGVFGYITLGVQMSQIRNGSTIDALPEVPVPA from the exons ATGTTCAGAGCCACTTTCCTCGTTTTCTTCCTCCTATTCGGTGCTGTTTTCA GTCACCCTCACAAGGAGCCCGATGCTGATTCAATCAGGGCTCATGAGGAGGTCCGCAGGAGATGCGGCCCTCGGGTGGCAAAAATGAAGCGAGATCGCCTGGCTCTTAGACGCCGTGATGACTCCGTTGACGCCGACTCTGGAGATACTGTCTACAAAATCAACGCCAAGGCACCCAAGtacaacaagatcaaggactGGACCAACATTCTTACACCTGAGACGAGCCGTGGTCCTTATTTCCTGCCTAGGAGCCAGACCCTTCGTCAGGATATTCGAGAGGATGAGCCTGGCGTGCCTCTGTCTTTGGAAATTGGAGTCATCGACGTTGACACATGCGACCCCTTGGATAGTGTCTTGGTTGATATCTGG CATTGCAACGCTACCGGATCTTATAGTTCCTTCACGGGCCTATCTCCCAACACTCAGTTCCTCGATCTCTACTCTGAGCAGACTGACAATGGGACACTTGACCTTCACCAGGGACTTCCAGATCTATCC TGGCTCTCGACTGATGAATCAACCTTTTTGCGTGGAATGTGGCCCACCGACAAGCACGGGGTGACCTCGTTTACGACAATTGTCCCTGGATTTTAC GTTCAACGAGCTATCCATATTCATGTCCAGATCCATACCAACTGGACTATTCTGTCCAATGGCACTCTTGCTCATGGTGCAATCGTCAGCACGGGTCAGatcttcatcgacgagcTTCTTTCAAGACAACTCATGGCTTTGGAGCCATACGTCAGCCACACCGAGATTGAGCGAGTGAAGAATGCAGACGATGGCATCTACAACCAAGAATCAGCTA CCGGTGCTATGACCCTCCTGGACACGGAGCCGCTTGATGGGAAGGACTATACGAAGGGCGTTTTCGGATACATCACTCTG GGTGTCCAAATGAGCCAAATCAGAAACGGAAGCACAATTGATGCCT TGCCAGAGGTTCCTGTTCCTGCTTGA